The following are from one region of the Streptomyces tuirus genome:
- the pcaDC gene encoding bifunctional 3-oxoadipate enol-lactonase/4-carboxymuconolactone decarboxylase PcaDC, producing MSETTTPALQYRFDGPEDAPVLILGPSLGTTWHMWDRQIPELIKQWRVFRFDLPGHGGAPAYPAGSVSDLTTRLLATLEGLGVQRFGYAGCALGGAVGIELALRHPERLASLALIAASPRFGSADEFRQRGVIVRTNGLDPIARTAPERWFTGGFAAAQPAITEWAVQMVRTTDPGCYIASCEALASFDVRSELGRVGVPTLVLVGSDDQVTGPAEARTLVAGIPDARLAVVPGASHLVPVEQPAAVTDLLVRHFSTAWQPAFETSTGQTALPPVAHKPVLSPAPPQPPQTGPVAEIAPVAVPPQAQGRPDPYDAGIKVRREVLGDAHVDRALAQADEFSGDFQEFITRYAWGEIWDRPGLDRRTRSCVTLTALVAGGHLDELAFHTRAALRNGLTPGEIKEVLLQAAVYCGVPAANSAFKVAQQVIREETTPQE from the coding sequence GTGAGTGAGACCACGACCCCTGCCCTCCAGTACCGCTTCGACGGCCCGGAAGACGCCCCCGTCCTCATCCTCGGGCCCTCCCTCGGCACGACGTGGCACATGTGGGACCGCCAGATCCCCGAGCTGATCAAGCAGTGGCGCGTCTTCCGGTTCGACCTGCCCGGCCACGGCGGCGCTCCCGCGTACCCGGCGGGGTCGGTAAGTGACCTCACCACGCGGCTGCTGGCCACCCTCGAAGGGCTCGGCGTCCAGCGCTTCGGCTACGCGGGCTGCGCGCTCGGCGGCGCCGTCGGCATCGAGCTGGCCCTGCGCCACCCGGAGCGGCTCGCCTCGCTCGCGCTGATCGCCGCCTCGCCGCGGTTCGGCTCGGCCGACGAGTTCCGGCAGCGGGGCGTGATCGTCCGCACCAACGGCCTCGACCCCATCGCCCGCACCGCACCCGAGCGCTGGTTCACCGGCGGGTTCGCCGCCGCGCAGCCCGCGATCACCGAGTGGGCCGTGCAGATGGTGCGCACCACCGACCCCGGCTGCTACATCGCCTCCTGCGAGGCGCTCGCCTCGTTCGACGTCCGTTCGGAGCTCGGGCGGGTCGGAGTGCCGACCCTGGTCCTGGTCGGCTCGGACGACCAGGTCACCGGCCCCGCCGAGGCCCGCACGCTGGTCGCGGGAATCCCGGACGCGCGCCTCGCCGTCGTCCCCGGCGCCTCCCACCTGGTCCCGGTGGAGCAGCCCGCGGCCGTCACCGACCTGCTGGTGCGGCACTTCTCCACCGCCTGGCAGCCCGCGTTCGAGACCTCCACCGGCCAGACCGCCCTGCCCCCGGTCGCCCACAAGCCCGTCCTGTCGCCCGCCCCGCCGCAGCCCCCGCAGACCGGGCCCGTCGCCGAGATCGCCCCGGTCGCCGTACCGCCGCAGGCGCAGGGGCGGCCCGACCCGTACGACGCCGGGATCAAGGTCCGCCGCGAGGTGCTGGGCGACGCGCACGTCGACCGGGCGCTGGCGCAGGCCGACGAGTTCTCCGGGGACTTCCAGGAGTTCATCACCCGCTACGCCTGGGGCGAGATCTGGGACCGCCCCGGCCTCGACCGGCGCACCCGCAGCTGCGTCACCCTGACCGCCCTGGTCGCCGGGGGGCACCTGGACGAGCTGGCCTTCCACACCAGAGCCGCCCTGCGCAACGGACTCACCCCGGGCGAGATCAAGGAAGTGCTGCTCCAGGCGGCCGTCTACTGCGGCGTCCCCGCCGCGAACAGCGCGTTCAAGGTGGCCCAGCAGGTCATCCGCGAGGAGACCACGCCGCAGGAGTGA
- a CDS encoding SWIM zinc finger family protein, with amino-acid sequence MRAARDDARRAREATEREGARRRRRARQSAVDDRAAAVRRAGADAPGRGTRDVRQLLSDAFRMPSPPDATPDEPERSPGQQARSARMTDLLHGPAAPGSEAPHGPDPAASSPAAPDSAGRPGPRHETPAVPTTGTGDPDPRDLASAAHGNGRAAHDQALAPHDDARPPATPPADTSPTDAPANPAPDASVASPSPTPTPTSTSTPTATSTSTSTSTHTHAPRPARSPRSMAAPSRDTELRRTFPPLPPRDGDRFAESWWGNAWVGALEQGALDVKRLERGRGYAGQGHVDAITVTPGLVLAYVQGSRPRPYRVQVRLRTLDDTDWDRFLDAAADRPGHIAALLDKEMPQSLAQCGVPLLPGPGDLEPHCSCPDRGHPCKHAAALCYQTARLLDADPFVLLLLRGRGERELLDALSRLSATRAARAAQDRGPAPLPGVRAAEVLASRALAPLPAPLPPPAHPEQPPAYPAAPGGPDPFALDQLATDAAARAHALLGTGRDPVGQLTFWQDAVRLAAARPGAGLTAGTRALYASLAAAAGRTPSELARAVAAWRQGAAEGLAVLEEPWDPPAGRFDRARPLLLAADLPAFRPWRNHLTHPRGHVQLRLGRDGLWYAYESEPGHDDWWPRGTPDLDPVGALTGLGLPGDL; translated from the coding sequence CTGCGTGCGGCTCGGGACGACGCGCGGCGGGCCCGGGAGGCGACCGAGCGGGAAGGCGCCCGCCGCAGGCGCCGGGCCCGGCAGAGCGCCGTGGACGACAGGGCGGCGGCCGTGCGGCGGGCGGGCGCGGACGCCCCCGGCAGAGGCACGCGTGACGTACGGCAGCTGCTGTCCGACGCCTTCCGGATGCCGAGCCCGCCGGACGCGACCCCGGACGAACCTGAGCGGTCGCCCGGGCAGCAGGCCCGGTCCGCTCGCATGACCGACCTGCTGCACGGCCCGGCCGCGCCCGGCTCGGAAGCGCCGCACGGGCCCGACCCGGCCGCATCGAGTCCGGCCGCGCCGGACAGCGCGGGGAGGCCGGGGCCCCGGCACGAGACTCCGGCCGTCCCGACCACCGGGACCGGCGACCCGGACCCCCGGGACCTGGCCTCGGCCGCCCACGGCAACGGCCGGGCCGCCCATGATCAGGCCCTCGCCCCGCACGACGACGCCCGACCTCCCGCCACCCCACCGGCCGATACATCACCCACCGACGCCCCGGCGAATCCGGCCCCGGACGCATCGGTCGCGAGCCCATCCCCCACGCCCACCCCCACCTCGACCTCCACCCCCACTGCCACCTCCACCTCCACCTCCACCTCCACCCACACCCACGCTCCTCGGCCGGCCCGCTCCCCCCGCTCCATGGCCGCCCCGTCCCGCGACACCGAACTCCGCCGTACCTTCCCGCCCCTCCCGCCCCGGGACGGCGACCGCTTCGCCGAGAGCTGGTGGGGAAACGCCTGGGTCGGGGCGCTGGAGCAGGGCGCGCTGGACGTGAAGCGGCTGGAGCGCGGGCGGGGATACGCGGGGCAGGGGCATGTCGACGCCATCACCGTGACCCCCGGACTCGTGCTGGCCTACGTCCAGGGCAGCCGCCCCCGCCCGTACCGCGTCCAGGTGCGCCTGCGCACACTCGACGACACCGACTGGGACCGCTTCCTGGACGCCGCCGCAGACCGTCCCGGGCACATCGCGGCGCTGCTCGACAAGGAGATGCCCCAGTCCCTCGCACAGTGCGGCGTGCCGCTGCTGCCCGGCCCCGGTGACCTGGAGCCCCATTGCAGCTGCCCCGACCGCGGCCACCCCTGCAAGCACGCGGCCGCCCTCTGCTACCAGACCGCCCGGCTGCTCGACGCCGACCCCTTCGTGCTGCTCCTGCTGCGCGGCCGGGGCGAGCGGGAACTGCTCGACGCGCTGTCGCGGCTGAGCGCCACCCGCGCGGCGCGCGCCGCGCAGGACAGGGGCCCGGCGCCCCTGCCCGGCGTGCGGGCCGCGGAAGTGCTCGCCTCGCGCGCCCTCGCGCCCCTTCCCGCTCCACTGCCTCCGCCCGCCCACCCCGAGCAGCCCCCGGCCTACCCGGCGGCCCCCGGCGGCCCGGACCCCTTCGCCCTGGACCAGCTGGCCACGGACGCCGCCGCCCGCGCCCACGCCCTGCTGGGCACCGGCCGTGACCCGGTGGGGCAGCTGACCTTCTGGCAGGACGCGGTCCGCCTGGCCGCCGCCCGCCCCGGGGCGGGACTCACCGCCGGCACCCGGGCGCTGTACGCGTCCCTCGCCGCCGCGGCGGGCCGTACCCCGTCCGAGCTGGCCCGCGCGGTCGCCGCCTGGCGCCAGGGCGCAGCGGAGGGCCTCGCCGTACTGGAGGAGCCGTGGGACCCGCCGGCCGGGCGGTTCGACCGGGCCCGCCCCCTGCTGCTCGCCGCCGACCTGCCCGCCTTCCGTCCCTGGCGCAACCACCTCACCCACCCCCGGGGCCACGTCCAGCTGCGCCTCGGCCGCGACGGCCTCTGGTACGCGTACGAATCCGAGCCGGGCCACGACGACTGGTGGCCCAGAGGCACCCCCGACCTGGACCCGGTCGGCGCCCTCACCGGCCTCGGACTGCCGGGCGACCTCTGA